A region from the uncultured Bacteroides sp. genome encodes:
- a CDS encoding M28 family peptidase yields the protein MKNYHMLSLMSLLIFTTVSCGTNHKSAEATETTERQVKAPEFDADSAYQYVKAQVDFGPRVPNTPQHVACGNYLAEKLAGFGAKVINQYADLIGYDGKVLKARNIIGSFKPENKKRILLFAHWDTRPWADNDPDEKNHHTPILGANDGASGVGLLLEIARLINQKQPELGIDIIFFDAEDYGAPEFYKGEHKEEYWCLGTQYWARNPHVQGYNARFGILFDMVGGKDATFFKEAYSSQHAAGVNNKVWKRANELGYGRYFINEDGGQVTDDHVFVNRIARIPSIDIIPNDENNEESSFGSFWHTLNDNMNIIDRSTLKAVGQTVLEVIYNEK from the coding sequence ATGAAGAATTATCATATGCTTTCCTTAATGAGTTTGCTAATTTTCACTACCGTGTCTTGTGGAACCAATCATAAATCGGCCGAAGCAACAGAGACGACCGAGCGACAAGTAAAAGCGCCGGAGTTTGATGCCGATAGTGCTTATCAATATGTCAAAGCCCAGGTCGATTTTGGCCCGCGGGTACCCAATACGCCCCAGCATGTAGCTTGTGGAAACTATCTGGCCGAAAAGCTGGCCGGATTCGGAGCCAAAGTGATTAACCAATATGCCGATTTAATTGGTTATGACGGAAAAGTACTGAAAGCCAGAAATATCATCGGATCATTCAAACCCGAAAACAAAAAGCGAATTCTCCTTTTCGCACACTGGGATACTCGCCCGTGGGCAGATAATGATCCCGACGAAAAGAATCACCATACTCCTATTCTCGGGGCAAACGACGGCGCCAGCGGTGTAGGCTTACTGTTAGAAATAGCTCGCCTCATTAACCAAAAGCAACCGGAACTGGGCATTGACATTATCTTTTTTGATGCAGAAGATTATGGTGCACCAGAGTTTTATAAAGGAGAGCATAAAGAAGAGTATTGGTGTCTGGGCACTCAGTACTGGGCCAGAAACCCTCACGTACAAGGATACAATGCCCGCTTCGGAATTTTATTCGATATGGTCGGAGGGAAAGATGCTACTTTCTTCAAAGAAGCTTATTCAAGCCAGCATGCTGCAGGCGTTAATAATAAGGTTTGGAAGAGGGCCAATGAACTGGGCTACGGCAGGTATTTCATTAATGAAGACGGCGGCCAGGTAACTGATGATCACGTTTTTGTAAACCGCATAGCCCGTATTCCCAGCATCGACATCATTCCGAATGACGAAAACAATGAAGAGTCAAGTTTCGGCTCATTTTGGCATACATTGAATGATAATATGAATATCATTGATCGGTCAACGCTAAAAGCTGTTGGCCAAACAGTTCTGGAAGTAATTTACAACGAAAAATAA
- a CDS encoding phosphate acyltransferase, translating into MKPIENFSQLTDHLKTLGRRKRVVVVCANDPNTEYAIIRAIEEGFAEFLLIGDSAFLQRYPALQKYTEYIRIVHIEDPDEAAIESVRVIRENEADILMKGIISTDNLLHAILDKERGLLPAGKVLTHLAVMQIPSYHKLLFFSDAAVIPRPTLQQRIEMIWYAIHTCRNFGIERPRISLIHCTEKVSAKFPHSLDYVNIVELAEAGEFGDVIIDGPLDVRTSCEQASGDIKGIVSPINGQADVLIFPNIESANTFYKSVSLFAQAEMAGMLQGPVCPVVLPSRSDSGLSKYNSLAMACLTCKANSK; encoded by the coding sequence ATGAAACCTATTGAGAATTTTAGTCAGTTGACAGACCATCTAAAAACACTTGGCCGTAGAAAACGGGTTGTGGTGGTTTGTGCCAACGATCCCAATACAGAATATGCTATTATTCGTGCTATAGAGGAGGGTTTTGCCGAGTTTCTGTTGATAGGAGATTCTGCCTTTCTGCAAAGATACCCTGCATTGCAAAAATACACTGAATACATTCGTATAGTGCATATCGAAGACCCTGACGAGGCTGCTATTGAATCTGTTCGTGTTATTCGCGAAAACGAAGCCGATATTTTGATGAAAGGGATTATCAGTACGGATAATTTGTTACACGCTATTCTTGATAAAGAGCGGGGATTACTTCCCGCCGGGAAAGTTTTGACTCATTTGGCCGTTATGCAAATCCCTTCTTATCACAAGTTACTCTTTTTCTCTGATGCGGCAGTAATTCCACGACCTACTTTGCAGCAACGAATTGAAATGATTTGGTATGCCATACATACATGTCGTAACTTTGGCATTGAACGGCCGCGCATTTCATTGATACATTGTACCGAAAAGGTTAGTGCTAAGTTTCCTCATTCGCTTGACTATGTTAATATCGTGGAGTTGGCTGAGGCGGGAGAATTCGGTGATGTTATTATTGACGGCCCCTTGGATGTACGCACCTCTTGTGAGCAGGCAAGTGGTGATATTAAAGGCATCGTTTCACCTATAAACGGACAAGCGGATGTACTCATATTCCCTAATATAGAGTCGGCTAATACTTTTTACAAATCGGTTAGTTTGTTTGCTCAGGCGGAAATGGCCGGTATGCTGCAAGGCCCCGTCTGTCCGGTGGTGTTGCCGTCGCGCAGTGATTCCGGTTTGTCTAAATATAACAGCCTTGCTATGGCTTGTCTCACTTGTAAAGCAAATAGTAAATGA
- a CDS encoding type II CAAX endopeptidase family protein → MIKAIKLVLIYFGCQIVGALIVAMFGAIISLVMYGNFTGVQAMMLAPAMFAGFLLMAFYLYKADYINREKVTWTPVSPFYLLCSVIIALSAIVLIDYLMSLMPWLPNIMEDSFNLLQSGWFGIVCLTLLGPILEELLFRGAITRVLLRKYTPAKAIVLSALVFGVFHLNPAQIFGAALIGLLLAWIYYKTASLVPCILIHIVNNSLSVYLGLRYPNAEYIKDVVGEPSYYKILVAAALCLVIAYAAMRKTKVAYDWKEALLNRN, encoded by the coding sequence ATGATAAAGGCTATAAAATTAGTGCTGATTTACTTTGGTTGCCAGATTGTGGGGGCATTGATTGTTGCCATGTTCGGGGCTATTATTTCTCTGGTTATGTATGGCAATTTTACAGGCGTGCAGGCAATGATGCTTGCTCCTGCCATGTTTGCCGGTTTTTTACTTATGGCCTTTTATCTTTATAAAGCCGATTATATAAATAGAGAGAAAGTCACATGGACTCCGGTATCTCCTTTCTATCTGCTTTGTTCAGTGATTATAGCTCTTTCGGCTATCGTGTTGATTGATTATCTAATGTCTTTAATGCCATGGTTGCCTAATATTATGGAAGATTCTTTTAATCTTTTGCAATCCGGTTGGTTTGGCATTGTTTGCCTTACTCTGCTGGGGCCGATTCTTGAAGAATTACTTTTCAGAGGAGCCATTACTAGAGTTCTCTTGAGAAAATATACGCCTGCGAAGGCCATTGTTTTGTCTGCACTCGTTTTTGGCGTGTTTCATTTAAACCCGGCTCAGATATTTGGGGCGGCTTTAATTGGGCTGCTGCTGGCATGGATTTACTATAAAACAGCAAGTCTTGTTCCGTGCATACTGATACACATTGTAAATAATAGTTTGTCGGTATACCTTGGCTTACGATATCCGAATGCTGAATATATTAAAGATGTAGTGGGAGAACCCTCCTATTATAAAATACTAGTGGCTGCTGCTCTATGTCTGGTTATTGCCTATGCGGCAATGAGGAAAACGAAAGTGGCCTATGACTGGAAAGAGGCTCTGTTGAATAGAAACTAA
- a CDS encoding helix-turn-helix transcriptional regulator produces MSIIVNLDIMMARRKISLGELAEKVDITPANLSILKTGKAKAIRFSTLEAICKVLDCQPGDILEFKDDE; encoded by the coding sequence ATGTCTATAATAGTAAATCTGGATATAATGATGGCTCGAAGAAAAATTTCTTTGGGAGAGTTGGCTGAAAAGGTTGATATCACACCTGCTAACCTTTCTATTCTGAAAACGGGAAAGGCAAAAGCGATCCGGTTTTCTACGCTGGAGGCCATCTGTAAAGTGCTGGATTGCCAGCCCGGAGACATTCTCGAATTTAAAGATGATGAGTAA
- a CDS encoding LD-carboxypeptidase yields MNSLISPPYLQKGDKVAIVSPSSKIDKNLLTGAYKKLESWGLNPQFGKYAGNSSGCFAGTIKQRLEDFQSAMDADDVKAILCSRGGYGAIHLIDKLDFTRFGEHPKWMIGFSDITALHNVFQAHGFASLHAPMAHHLSVEPENDPCSLQLKDILFGELPQYNCQPHKLNQTGHAHGILRGGNMSVFYGLRGTTFDIPAEGTILFIEDVSERPHAIERMMYNLKLGGVLEKLSGLIVGQFTEYNEDNSLGKSVYEALSDLVKEYSYPICFNFPVGHVTNNLPLINGTKVELIVTHKSVELKF; encoded by the coding sequence ATGAATAGCCTCATCTCTCCGCCATATTTACAAAAGGGAGACAAAGTAGCCATTGTGTCTCCTTCTAGCAAAATAGACAAGAACCTTTTAACCGGTGCATATAAAAAGCTGGAATCTTGGGGATTAAACCCACAATTCGGCAAATATGCGGGGAACTCTTCCGGCTGCTTTGCCGGAACAATAAAGCAGCGGCTTGAAGATTTTCAGTCGGCAATGGATGCCGATGACGTCAAAGCCATTTTGTGTAGTCGGGGTGGATATGGCGCCATACATTTAATTGATAAACTTGATTTTACACGCTTCGGAGAACATCCCAAGTGGATGATTGGATTTAGCGATATTACCGCTTTACATAATGTCTTTCAAGCTCATGGATTTGCTTCACTCCATGCACCCATGGCACACCATCTTAGTGTTGAACCTGAAAATGATCCCTGTTCCCTACAGCTAAAAGATATATTGTTTGGAGAATTACCACAATACAACTGCCAGCCACACAAGCTAAATCAAACAGGTCATGCGCACGGAATACTCAGAGGAGGCAACATGTCTGTCTTCTATGGATTACGGGGAACCACTTTCGACATTCCGGCCGAGGGCACTATTCTGTTTATAGAAGATGTGAGCGAACGCCCACATGCCATAGAGCGAATGATGTATAACCTAAAGTTGGGCGGCGTTCTCGAAAAATTATCAGGCCTCATTGTCGGACAGTTCACCGAATACAATGAAGATAACTCTTTGGGCAAAAGCGTCTATGAAGCTCTGTCCGATTTGGTAAAGGAGTACAGCTATCCGATATGCTTCAACTTTCCTGTAGGGCATGTCACCAATAACCTTCCCCTGATTAACGGGACAAAAGTAGAACTTATTGTTACCCATAAATCAGTCGAATTGAAATTCTAA
- a CDS encoding HAD family phosphatase: protein MRRKEIKNLIIDFGGVLIDLDRQRCIDNFKKIGLQNVEELIDPYRQQGFFMEFEKGLITAADFRNEIRERVGDIIPDKQIDAAWNSFLVGIPTSKLDLLLKLRENYVVYLLSNTNEMHWKWACRNAFLYKGFRVEDYFEKMFLSFELHQAKPEVGIFKILLEDTGILPAETLFIDDASANCLTAQSLGIVTYTPKAGEDWSHLFK from the coding sequence ATGAGAAGAAAAGAAATTAAAAATCTGATAATTGATTTCGGTGGAGTGTTGATAGACCTCGACCGACAGCGATGCATTGATAATTTTAAGAAAATTGGTCTGCAGAATGTTGAAGAATTAATTGACCCTTATCGACAACAGGGCTTCTTTATGGAATTTGAAAAAGGATTGATAACGGCTGCAGACTTTCGGAATGAAATAAGAGAACGAGTAGGAGACATTATTCCTGATAAGCAAATTGATGCTGCCTGGAATAGCTTTCTTGTTGGTATTCCTACTTCTAAACTTGATTTGTTGCTGAAGCTTCGTGAGAATTATGTTGTTTATTTATTGAGCAATACGAACGAGATGCATTGGAAATGGGCTTGCCGGAATGCTTTCCTTTATAAAGGCTTCCGGGTGGAAGACTATTTTGAGAAAATGTTTTTATCGTTTGAGTTGCACCAGGCCAAACCGGAAGTCGGGATATTTAAAATCCTGCTCGAAGATACGGGCATTTTGCCGGCAGAAACTCTTTTTATTGATGATGCATCTGCCAATTGCCTCACGGCTCAGTCTCTTGGTATTGTTACTTATACTCCGAAAGCCGGCGAAGACTGGAGTCATCTTTTTAAATAA
- the buk gene encoding butyrate kinase yields the protein MKILAINPGSTSTKIAVYEDKRPVLVRNINHGVDELNTFSRIVDQFDFRRSLVLRELEMNGIPFSFDVIIGRGGLVKPIESGVYEVNDTMKHDLLHAVRAHACNLGGLIASDLASLIPGCRSFIADPGVVDELDDIARITGSPLLPRISVFHALNHKAVARRYAKEQGKKYENLNLIIGHLGGGISVAAHRCGRVVDVNNTLDGDGPFSPERAGTLPAGQLIDFCFNGQLTREELKKRISGQAGLAAHLGTTDVPAVLKAIENGDAKAELIMNAMIYNIAKSIGAASVVLYGKVDAILLTGGMAYSDYVISRIKERTSFLAPIFVYPGEDEMEALAASAFGALTGELIIKEYR from the coding sequence ATGAAAATATTAGCGATTAATCCCGGTTCTACCTCTACTAAGATAGCGGTCTATGAAGACAAAAGGCCTGTCCTGGTGCGTAATATCAATCACGGTGTGGATGAATTAAATACTTTTTCTCGCATCGTAGATCAATTTGACTTTCGGAGATCATTAGTGCTTCGTGAGTTGGAGATGAATGGAATCCCTTTTTCTTTTGATGTTATTATCGGGCGCGGCGGTTTGGTGAAACCTATTGAAAGTGGTGTATATGAAGTGAATGATACGATGAAGCATGACCTATTGCATGCCGTGCGTGCTCATGCCTGCAACCTCGGAGGGCTCATTGCTTCCGACCTGGCTTCACTGATACCCGGTTGCCGTTCTTTTATTGCAGACCCTGGTGTGGTGGATGAGTTAGATGATATTGCCCGTATCACAGGTTCTCCTTTATTGCCTCGTATCTCTGTTTTTCATGCGTTAAATCATAAAGCTGTTGCCCGGCGATATGCCAAAGAACAGGGTAAGAAATATGAAAATCTTAATTTGATTATCGGACACTTGGGAGGAGGCATTTCTGTCGCTGCTCATCGTTGCGGGCGGGTGGTGGATGTAAATAATACACTCGACGGTGACGGCCCTTTTTCTCCTGAACGAGCCGGTACTCTGCCGGCCGGACAGCTAATAGACTTTTGCTTCAATGGGCAACTAACCAGAGAGGAACTAAAAAAACGTATATCGGGGCAAGCCGGTTTGGCTGCACATTTAGGGACTACGGATGTTCCTGCGGTTCTCAAAGCAATAGAAAATGGGGATGCTAAGGCTGAATTGATAATGAATGCGATGATTTATAACATAGCGAAGAGTATCGGTGCGGCGAGTGTTGTTCTTTATGGTAAAGTAGATGCTATTCTGTTAACGGGTGGAATGGCCTATTCCGATTATGTGATTTCTCGAATAAAAGAACGCACTTCTTTTTTGGCTCCTATATTTGTATATCCCGGTGAAGATGAAATGGAGGCTCTTGCAGCCAGTGCTTTCGGGGCGCTTACAGGAGAACTGATTATTAAGGAATATCGGTAG
- a CDS encoding calcium-translocating P-type ATPase, PMCA-type — MTAINDAYYHSGLNENKVKANREKYGDNLLTPPKRVSLWKLYLEKFEDPVVRILLVAAFFSLIISVVENQYAETIGIISAILLATGIGFFFEYDAGRKFDLLNAVNEETLVKVIRGSKIREIPRKDVVVGDIILLETGEEIPADGELIEAISLQINESSLTGEPVISKTTVEAEFDEEATYPSNSVMRGTTVLDGHGKMRVLRVGDATEIGKVARQSTEQNVEPTPLNIQLTRLANLIGKIGFTVAIITFVVFVSRDLFHYFNNTEISGWQQYMDIAQIILKYFMMSVTLIVVAVPEGLPMSVTLSLALNMRRMLSTNNLVRKMHACETMGAITVICTDKTGTLTQNLMQVYEPDFYGLNKDGELDGGFVSQLITEGISVNSTAFLREDETEGKLKGVGNPTEVALLLWLDSRQQNYLELREKADVVDQLTFSTERKFMATLVKSSLIGKKVIYVKGAPEIVLSKCKEVVLDGRSVSVDEYRPIIEEQLLSYQNMAMRTLGFAYRIVENDETGDCLSLVEASGLNFLGVVAVSDPIRKDVPAAVLKCQSAGIGIKIVTGDTTGTATEIARQIGLWTDEDTEFNRITGTAFAELTDKEALDRVMDLKIMSRARPTDKQRLVQLLQQKGAVVAVTGDGTNDAPALHHAQVGLSMGTGTSVAKEASDITLLDDSFNSIGTAVMWGRSLYKNIQRFIVFQLTINFVALLIVLLGSFVGTELPLTVTQMLWVNLIMDTFAALALASIPPSESVMRDKPRNSTDFIINRAMWYNILGVGSVFLVVLMGLIYFYTNADGGISVHRLTVFFTFFVMLQFWNLFNARAFGTADSAFKGITKSYGMELVVLAILGGQFCIVQFGGEVFRTEPLDLITWIIIIASSSLVLWIGELIRFVRRLIYK; from the coding sequence ATGACTGCAATAAATGATGCTTATTACCATTCCGGCCTCAATGAGAATAAGGTAAAAGCAAACCGGGAGAAATATGGTGATAATCTTCTGACACCTCCTAAACGGGTTTCCTTATGGAAACTTTATCTGGAGAAATTTGAAGATCCTGTTGTACGGATCTTACTTGTTGCAGCCTTTTTTTCCTTAATTATATCTGTTGTTGAGAATCAATATGCCGAGACAATCGGAATTATATCTGCTATTCTTCTGGCTACGGGCATTGGCTTTTTCTTTGAATATGATGCAGGCAGAAAATTTGATTTGCTGAATGCTGTTAATGAAGAAACGCTCGTAAAAGTGATTCGCGGAAGCAAAATCCGTGAGATTCCCCGAAAGGATGTAGTTGTGGGGGATATCATTTTATTGGAAACGGGAGAAGAAATACCGGCGGACGGTGAATTGATTGAAGCGATCTCTTTGCAAATAAATGAATCGAGCCTGACGGGTGAACCGGTGATTAGTAAAACAACCGTAGAGGCGGAGTTTGACGAAGAGGCGACTTACCCTTCGAATAGCGTGATGCGGGGAACTACGGTGCTAGACGGGCATGGAAAGATGCGGGTGCTTCGGGTGGGAGATGCTACGGAAATAGGTAAAGTTGCGCGGCAGAGTACAGAACAGAATGTTGAGCCTACTCCTTTAAATATTCAACTCACGAGGCTGGCTAATCTCATTGGTAAGATTGGTTTTACAGTTGCCATCATTACATTTGTTGTGTTTGTTTCAAGAGATTTATTTCATTACTTCAACAATACTGAAATAAGCGGCTGGCAGCAATACATGGACATTGCGCAAATTATACTGAAATATTTTATGATGTCGGTTACGTTAATCGTAGTAGCCGTGCCCGAAGGATTGCCCATGAGTGTCACACTGAGTCTGGCACTGAATATGCGACGTATGCTGTCTACCAATAACCTTGTGCGCAAAATGCATGCTTGCGAAACAATGGGCGCTATTACGGTTATTTGTACGGATAAAACAGGAACACTCACGCAGAACCTGATGCAGGTATATGAACCTGATTTTTATGGACTGAATAAGGATGGAGAACTGGACGGTGGTTTTGTTAGCCAACTGATTACGGAGGGAATTAGTGTGAACTCTACTGCCTTTTTACGTGAAGATGAAACCGAAGGAAAGCTTAAAGGGGTAGGAAACCCAACCGAGGTGGCTTTGTTGTTGTGGCTGGATAGTCGCCAACAAAACTATCTTGAGCTAAGAGAGAAGGCAGATGTGGTTGATCAGCTTACTTTCTCTACCGAGAGGAAATTTATGGCAACCTTGGTAAAATCTTCGCTGATAGGCAAGAAAGTAATATACGTCAAAGGTGCACCGGAGATTGTACTGAGCAAATGCAAAGAGGTGGTGCTTGATGGTAGGAGTGTGAGTGTCGACGAATATCGCCCGATCATTGAGGAGCAATTATTGAGTTATCAAAATATGGCTATGCGTACATTGGGCTTTGCCTATCGCATAGTGGAGAACGATGAAACGGGAGATTGCCTTTCTCTGGTGGAGGCTAGTGGTTTGAATTTTCTGGGAGTTGTAGCTGTCTCAGATCCGATACGTAAGGATGTGCCTGCTGCAGTACTCAAATGCCAGTCGGCCGGTATCGGAATAAAAATAGTGACCGGTGATACTACGGGAACTGCTACAGAAATAGCACGGCAGATTGGTCTATGGACGGATGAAGATACGGAATTTAATCGCATAACGGGAACTGCTTTTGCCGAACTGACTGATAAAGAGGCACTTGACCGGGTAATGGATTTGAAAATTATGTCGCGCGCACGACCTACGGATAAACAGCGGCTTGTGCAGCTTTTGCAGCAAAAAGGGGCTGTGGTGGCTGTTACGGGAGACGGTACCAATGATGCTCCTGCTTTGCACCATGCCCAGGTAGGGCTGTCGATGGGTACGGGAACGTCTGTGGCCAAAGAAGCCAGTGACATTACTCTACTCGATGACTCTTTTAATAGCATTGGAACGGCGGTAATGTGGGGGCGTTCTCTCTATAAAAACATTCAACGTTTTATCGTTTTTCAGCTTACAATTAATTTTGTGGCCTTGCTCATTGTATTATTAGGTTCGTTTGTCGGAACGGAACTTCCGCTTACCGTAACTCAAATGTTGTGGGTGAATCTTATTATGGATACATTTGCCGCTCTTGCATTGGCTTCTATTCCTCCGAGTGAAAGTGTGATGCGTGATAAACCCCGCAATAGCACTGATTTTATTATCAACAGGGCAATGTGGTACAACATCTTAGGAGTTGGCTCGGTCTTTCTGGTGGTGCTTATGGGCTTAATTTATTTTTATACAAATGCCGATGGCGGGATAAGCGTGCATAGACTTACTGTATTTTTTACTTTCTTTGTGATGTTGCAGTTCTGGAATTTGTTTAATGCCCGCGCTTTCGGTACAGCCGATTCTGCCTTTAAAGGAATAACGAAATCGTATGGAATGGAGCTGGTTGTGCTGGCCATTCTTGGCGGTCAGTTCTGCATTGTGCAGTTTGGCGGCGAAGTATTTCGTACCGAGCCTCTTGATTTGATTACTTGGATAATTATTATAGCTTCTTCTTCTCTTGTATTATGGATAGGAGAGTTGATTCGTTTTGTCCGTCGCTTAATATATAAATAA
- a CDS encoding bifunctional riboflavin kinase/FAD synthetase, which translates to MQIIHNIPDVLPEPCVATIGFFDGVHIGHRFLIEQVKNVASINGLKSALITFPIHPRKVMNSDYRPELLTTNSEKIVLLEGTGVDYCMMLDFTTDISQLTACEFMKNILKERYNVQSLVIGYDHRFGRNRSEGFDDYSLYGKQMGMEVVLAEACSFEQTNVSSSVIRTSLQQGRVDEVARCLGYDYSIEGVVVNGYKMGRKIGFPTANLQIETPEKLIPLDGVYAVRVDVEGKPYIGMLNIGYRPTMDNGRSRTIEVHILHFNSDIYDRTIRLSFVQRIRSEMKFSGLDDLVAQLHKDAIMVESILG; encoded by the coding sequence ATGCAGATTATCCATAATATACCCGATGTTTTGCCTGAACCATGTGTTGCCACTATCGGCTTCTTTGACGGAGTACATATCGGACATCGTTTTTTGATTGAACAAGTAAAGAACGTTGCTTCTATAAATGGGCTGAAGTCTGCTTTGATTACTTTCCCGATTCATCCTCGTAAGGTGATGAACTCTGATTATCGTCCGGAGTTGCTTACTACGAATAGTGAGAAAATTGTTCTTTTGGAAGGAACGGGTGTAGATTATTGTATGATGCTTGATTTTACTACGGACATCTCTCAGCTGACTGCTTGCGAGTTTATGAAGAACATTCTTAAAGAGCGCTATAATGTACAAAGTCTGGTTATTGGTTATGATCATCGCTTTGGGCGAAACAGAAGCGAGGGATTTGATGATTATTCCCTTTACGGAAAACAAATGGGTATGGAGGTGGTGCTTGCAGAAGCTTGTTCTTTTGAACAGACAAATGTGAGTTCATCTGTTATTCGCACTTCTCTGCAACAGGGCAGGGTAGACGAGGTGGCTCGTTGCTTGGGCTATGACTATTCTATTGAAGGGGTTGTTGTGAACGGATACAAAATGGGGCGTAAGATAGGATTTCCTACGGCGAATCTTCAGATTGAGACTCCGGAAAAGCTGATACCTTTGGATGGGGTTTACGCTGTTAGAGTGGATGTTGAAGGAAAGCCCTATATCGGTATGCTGAATATCGGTTATCGTCCGACTATGGATAATGGACGTAGTCGCACTATAGAGGTGCATATTCTCCATTTCAATTCGGATATTTACGATCGCACCATTCGTCTGTCTTTTGTGCAACGTATTCGTTCGGAGATGAAATTTTCCGGTTTAGACGATCTGGTGGCACAACTCCATAAAGATGCGATTATGGTAGAATCTATTCTGGGATAA
- a CDS encoding rubredoxin gives MKYICTACGYVYDPEVGDPDGGILPGTAFEDIPDNWICPLCGVGKEDFELLDE, from the coding sequence ATGAAGTACATTTGCACTGCCTGCGGCTACGTTTACGATCCGGAAGTCGGCGATCCGGACGGAGGTATACTCCCCGGAACAGCTTTCGAAGACATCCCCGACAATTGGATATGCCCGCTTTGCGGAGTAGGGAAAGAAGATTTTGAGCTGCTAGACGAATAA
- a CDS encoding SufE family protein — MSINELQDEIIAEFSDFSDWMDRYQLLIDLGNEQEPLDEKYKTEQNLIEGCQSRVWLQAEEVEGKIIFKAESDALIVKGLIALLIKVISGHTPEEVLNTDLYFIDKIGLKEHLSPTRSNGLLSMVKQMRMYALVFKAKERK, encoded by the coding sequence ATGTCTATCAACGAATTACAAGACGAAATCATTGCCGAGTTCAGTGACTTTAGCGATTGGATGGATCGTTACCAATTACTCATCGATTTAGGAAACGAACAAGAACCGCTAGACGAAAAATATAAAACCGAGCAGAATCTCATCGAAGGTTGCCAAAGCCGCGTATGGCTGCAAGCAGAAGAGGTTGAAGGAAAAATTATATTCAAAGCAGAAAGCGATGCACTTATAGTAAAAGGCCTTATTGCTTTACTTATAAAGGTAATTTCAGGGCACACTCCCGAGGAAGTATTAAATACAGACCTTTACTTTATAGACAAGATTGGATTAAAAGAACACCTGTCTCCAACCCGTAGCAACGGATTACTGTCTATGGTAAAGCAAATGCGGATGTACGCATTGGTATTCAAAGCAAAAGAGAGGAAATAA
- a CDS encoding DUF2975 domain-containing protein, producing MKRRLNILCVLVVLVLSYSVFETLFEMGMGFVAGVELVMDAHGKKIDSPAMDMKMIALMPKDLAHFSDSVYNERTNAKVPALYSQLLVSVKTKANIWNMLGTALSSLLEFATIAISIFIFIKLIVSINRSDIFNWKNVHRLRWLGGTLTFSFLCSVASIYINYSGLCAVFSIPGYSFHQSEFISILTLVLGIVSFIVGEIFAIGLKLKEEQDLTI from the coding sequence ATGAAAAGGAGATTGAATATACTTTGCGTATTGGTTGTCCTGGTATTGAGCTATTCGGTATTTGAAACACTTTTTGAAATGGGAATGGGCTTTGTGGCCGGTGTGGAGTTGGTAATGGATGCACATGGAAAGAAAATTGATAGCCCGGCTATGGATATGAAAATGATAGCGTTGATGCCTAAAGATTTAGCTCATTTCTCGGATTCTGTTTATAATGAACGTACAAATGCTAAAGTTCCCGCTTTGTATAGCCAGTTGCTTGTCAGTGTCAAGACTAAAGCCAATATATGGAATATGCTGGGTACGGCACTATCGTCATTGCTTGAGTTTGCGACGATAGCAATTTCTATCTTCATTTTTATCAAGCTGATTGTTTCTATTAACAGATCTGATATATTTAATTGGAAGAATGTGCATCGCCTCAGATGGTTAGGCGGTACATTGACTTTTAGCTTTCTATGCTCGGTGGCATCAATTTATATAAATTATAGTGGCTTGTGTGCCGTATTCTCTATTCCGGGATATTCTTTTCACCAGTCGGAGTTTATATCTATTTTAACCTTGGTTCTGGGCATTGTTTCGTTCATCGTAGGAGAGATATTTGCTATAGGATTAAAGTTAAAAGAGGAACAGGATCTGACAATTTAG